TGGGACGAGGCCGCGCAGGAGATCGTCTACAAGCATTACGTGAATCTCGGGATCGCCGCAGCCACCCCGCGCGGCCTCATCGTCCCGAATCTCAAGGACGCGCACCTGATGACGCTGCGGGAGCTCGCCGAGGGCATCGGTGAGCTCGCGCGCACGGCCCGCGCGGGCCGCACCTCCCTGCGCGACACCCGCGACGGCACCATCACGATCACCAACTACGGCGTCTTCGACATCGACTCCGGCACCCCGATCCTGAACCCCGGGGAGTCGGCGATCCTCGGCGTCGGCGCGATCAAGGAGAAGCCCTGGGTGGTCGACGGCCAGGTCGTCCCGCGGCAGGTCGCGGGGCTCTCCCTGAGCTTCGACCACCGGCTCATCGACGGCGCGCTGGGCGCGGAGCTGCTGCGCGATGTCTCCGCCGTGCTCGAGGACCCGTCGCTGGGACTCGTGTGGGGTTGAGCGGACTCCTCCTCCTGAAAGGTCTCGGCAGGGCAAGCGTCGGTACGCTGTGGCGGTGACCTCGAGCCGCTCACCCGTACCGCGCCCGCCGCGCCGCGATGACCCGCGGATGCAGACGGTCGAGATGGCCGCGCTGCGCTACGTGGAGATCACCGAGTCGGAGACCCTGGATTCGGGGCCGGTCCATGAGGAATCGATGCCGTGGCGGACGGCGCTGCTGGTCGCGGCGGGAGGAGCCGCCGGGGCGATGCTCCGCTTCTCCCTGACGGTGCTCGCGCCCACGGTCACCACCCCCACCCTGGTCGAGCTGCCCTGGGCCACCCTCTGGGTCAACCTGCTGGGCTGCCTCGGGCTCGGCCTGCTCAACGGGGTGCTCGAGGTGCGTGCCCAGCGCCCCTGGGTGCAGCCGCTGCTCGGGACCGGGCTGTGCGGAGGATTCACGACCTTCTCCTCGGTGGTGCTGGAGGGCTCGGCGATGATCGGGGCGGACTTCCCGGTCCTCGCCATGGCGTACACGATCGTGACGGTCGTGGTGTGCCTGAGCGGGATCGTGCTGGGGCTGATCGGCGGCCGACGGCTGGCCCGGTGGCAGCAGGCGCGCCGCGCCGCGGGCGCGGAGCGGACGGCATGAGCGCGGGCGGCTTCCTGGCCGCGGCGCTGCTGGTGGGCGTCGGCGGCGGACTCGGCTCCGTCACGCGCTGGGGCGTGCGCGTGCTCGCACTCCGTCTGCTGGCGGCGCAGGGCAGGGAGCAGCTGAGCGAGGACGTGCGGCCCGGCACCACCGTCGCGGCGAACATCCTCGCGTGCTTCCTGCTGGGGATCGCGGTCGCCCGGATCGGATCCGCCGGCGGAACCGTCGAGTTCGTCTACCTGATGCTGGCCGCCGGGTTCTGCGGCGGTCTGTCCACGCTGTCCACCGCTGCGCTCGATGTCGTCGAGCTGGTGCGGCGGCGGACCTTCTCCCTCGCCCTGGCCTACCTGCTGCTGAGTGCCGGCAGCGGGATGGCGGCGCTGTGGCTGGGCCTGGTGCTCGCCTCATGACAGCTCCCCTCCTGCCGCGGCCCCGGCCCGCGGCGGTCCTGCTGCTGCTCGGCGCTCTCGCGGTGCTCGCGGTCCTGTCGGTGCTCGCTGCCGCCGCGGCCGGCGGCGACAACCTCGTGCTCATGGATGCCGGCCCCGTCGCCCGCCACGGCGCTCCCGTGGTCGCGATGCTCGCCGATCTCGCCGGGGCGCTCACCCTCGGCGGCGCCGTCGTCGCCGGCTGGCTGCTGCCGGAGCCCGCGGACCGTGCCCGCGCCCTGCTGGTGGTGGCGGTGACGGCCGGGGCGACCACCCTGCTGCGCGGCACTGCGCTGGGCCTCTCCTATGCGGTCGCCACCGGTCAGCCCGTCAGCTCCCCCCGCTTCGGCTCGGACCTGCCGGTCTTCCTCGGGACGGACCTGGGGAACTGGCTGCTGTCCGGGGTCCTCCTCGCGGCGGCGGCGACGACGGTCGCCGTGCTCGGCGCCTCGGTGGGCATCGCCCGCTCGGTCGCGGCGCTGGCCTCCCTGGTCGCCTTCGCCGCGGCGATGACCGGGCATGCCGCCGGCGACGAGACCCACGAGGTGGGCACGTCGACGATGCTCATCCACCTGCTGGCGGTCGGGATCTGGCTGGGCGGCCTGGCGGTGCTGCAGCTGCTGCCGGCCCGCGGCCGGGACGACGCACAGGTGGTGCGCCGCTACTCCCATCTCGCCCTGATCTGCTGGGTCGCGCTCGCGCTGAGCGGGGTCTGGGCGCTCGCCGTGCGCATGAACTCCCCTGGGGAGATCCTCACCAGCGCCTACGTCCAGATCGGCCTCGCCAAGGCCGTGCTGCTGCTCATGCTGGGAGCGCTGGGGGTCCTGCAGCGCCGACAGATCGCCTCCGGATTCGAGACCCCCGGCACCGGGCGGCACGCCCGGAGCACCTATCGCCGGCTGGCGCTGCTCGAGCTCGCCCTGATGGGGCTCGCGGTCGCGCTCGCCGCCGCGATGAGCTCCTCCCCGCCCCCTGCGGAGGCCGGCACCCCGCCGGAGGGTCCGGCCGGAGTGCTCACCGGGTATGCGCTGCCGCCGGCACCGGACCTGCTCACCGTGCTGGGCGCCTGGCGACCAGCACCCTTCGGCATGGCCCTGGCCTGCGTGCTGGTGCTGCTCTGGTGGCGACCGGGCGCCCCGCCCCGCCCGCGTGCGCAGAGCCTGCGCCTGGTCCTCGGCGCTGTGGCGCTGGTCCTGCTGACCAGCGGGCCGCTGAACGTCTACGGCAAGGTGCTGGTCTCCGCCCACGTGCTGCAGCACCTGCTGCTGATGGCGCCGGCCGGGGTGCTGCTGGGCAGCGTCTGCCTGGTGCCGAGGGGGCTGCGCGCCGCCGTCGGCGGACGCTGGTGGGTCGCGATGCTGCTCGCCGCCCTCGGCCCGGTGCTGCTGATCGCGGTCTACGCCGGCCCCCTGCTGCGCCCCGCTCTCGACGGCCACGCCGCGCACCTGGCCCTGCAGCTGCTGGCCCTGGCCGCAGGGGTGCTCACCGCGCTCGCGGCGCGGGCGCTGCCGGAGCCGATCCGACGCTGGCAGCGCACTGCGGTGCTCGGGGCGCCGCTGCTGCTGTGCCTCGGGGCCGGGGTGGTGCTGATGACCACGGATCTGCTGATCGCGGCGAGCTGGTTCGGCGCTACCGGCCGCACCTGGTGGGCGGATGCTCTGGCTGATCAGCACCGGGCGGGCATCGCCGTGCTCGTGGTGGTGGCGCTCACCGCTGCCGTGGCCCTCACCGCGGCGCGGAGGAGTGTGCCACCGAAGGACTGACGGCGGTGCCTCGTCCATGCCACCGAGAATCTGACGGCTGTGCCTCGTGCATGCCACCGAAAATCTGACGCATACGAGCGTTGAACGGCTCAGGGGCGTTCAACCGCCATAGAGGTCGGATTTCTGGTGGCGCCTCCGCGGCTCCGCAGCTCGGCCCCCCGGGGAGGCTCGGCCGCTCCGCAGCTCGGCGCCTCGGCGCTTCCGGGGTCAGGCGAAGAGCTCGCGCACGGAGCGCAGCCGCGCCAGCAGCGTGTCGCGGTCGACCTGCGGCACCAGCTGATCCTCCGCCTCGTGGGCGGAGGCCGCGGCGCGGCGGGCGGTGACCTTCTGGGCGCCGAGCAGACCCTCGACCCGACCGCGCACCCCGGCGGGGGCGGCGGCGGGCTTCGCGGGCACGGCGCCCTCGGCCCCTGCCCGCACCCGACGGAACTGCTCGAGCGCGGGGGAGGAGCCCTTCAGAGTGGCGGCCAGCATAAAGGCGGCGATGTCCGCCTGCTCGACGAGGATCGGCAGCACCCCGCCGGAGACCCGCTGCTGACCGAGGATCACCAGGTCGTCGCGGCCACGGGCGAAGGCACCGAGGAACAGGTCCGGTGCTCCGGAGGCGGTGCGCGGCACCACGTCCGGGGGGAAGTGGGTCGCCCGGGACTCGTAGCCGGTGGCCAGCACGATCAGGTCCGGGGCGTAGCTCAGATGCCCGGCGTGGGAGCCGGTGCCCAGATGCGTGATCGTGCCGTCTGCGTCCACGCCGGTCACGTCGCCGGCCGGCGTGATCCGACCCTCGCGCACCCGGTCGAGCACATCGTCGGAGATGATCACCGCGTCCTCGAGCAGGGGCGCCGCCGGTGCGGGCAGGCCCGCATCGGCGGGGTGGCCCACCGTGCGGCGGATCACGGTCTCGGCGATCTTCGCGTTCAGCCCGCCGAGCACGGAGGGCTCGTGGGAGGCGGCGACATCGCCCGGGACACCGGCGATGCGGCGCGGCACGACCCAGTGGCCCGTCCGCATGGACCAGCGCACCTCGAGGGCGCGACGGGCGGCGTCGACCGAGATGTCGGCGGCGGACTGCCCCGAGCCGACCACCAGCACCCGCTGCCCCTCGAGCCCGTCGGCCCCGGTCCAGTCCTTGGCGTCGATGACCCGCACCGTGGAGGGGACCTCGGCCGCCCACCGGGGGCGGTGGGGGTGCTCGGAGATGCCGTGGGCGGAGATCACCGCTCGGTAGATCCCGATCTCCCCGGTGGAGAGCTCCACCTCCCAGACCCCGTCACCGAACGGGCGAGCGCTGCGCACCGCGGTGCCGGGGCGGAAGTGCTCGGTGAGGTCGTGCCGGGCCGCGTAGGCGCGCAGATACTTCGCCATCTGCGCGGGGGAGAGGTACTCCGGGAAGGAGACGGGCTGGAGCAGGTCCTCGTACTCGGTGAACTCGCGGGAGGAGATCATCTCCATCGTGGGCCACACCGGGGAGTCCTCGCGCTCCGGATTCCAGATCCCGCCGACGTGCGGAGCCCGGTCCACCAGGTCGAAGGGGACCTCCAGCGCCTTCAGCGCCGCGGCGGCGGCGAGGCCGGCAGGGCCGGCACCGATGATCAGCACCTTCTCGCGGGTGGGGATCGGGTCGTGGAGATCGGGCATCGAGGGGAGCCTTCTTCCGTGTCGTGCGGCGCGCGGTGCCCGGCACGGTCCCGGGCCCCCGGCTCAGCGGCGGGCGGTCGCTGGCCATCCTAATCGTCGTGCGCGGGCCGGGTCGCCGCTTCGCGACGGGCCTGACGGTGTCGGGCGTGGCCGAGCGGGCGCGGGCTCAGCGCAGAGCCCCGCCCGCCTGCTCACGAGCCAGGAGCAGGGCGCCGGGCAGCCCGGTGGGAGCGACGGAGAGGGAGCGCCGTGCGGCCCGCAGCCCGGCGGCGACCTCGTCGTGGATCGGTCCGGGCCCGGTCAGCACGGATCCGGCCAGCACCACCGGCAGCTCCGCCTGCGGGTCCAGGGCTTCCACGGTGTCGAGCACGTGCGTGATCACGGTGTCGAGGATCCGGCGGGCCACCGGGTCCTCGGGAATCCTCCCGGGCACCGGCGCGAAACGGCCCAGCGCTGCCGGGGCACCGGCGGGGAGCTGCTCGTCGAGAGCACGGATGAGGTCCTGGCGCGGGTCCCCGGTGCGCGAGGGCGGCAGCCGGCCCGCGCGCAGGTCCAGGCCGAGCACTCCGCCGATCTCCTCGGTGAGCCGGGTGCGCGGCCCGCGGCCGTCGAGATCGGCGGCGACCGCCTCGAGGGTGCGTCGTCCCAGCCAGACCGCGGAGCCGATGTCCCCCAGCAGCCACCCCATCCCGTCCCGGCGGGCGACGGCCTGCCGGTCGTGGAACCGCACGGCGACCGCCCCGGTGCCGGCCAGCACCAGCAGCCCGTCATCGCCCACGCCCCCGGCGAGGAAGGCGGTGTGCAGGTCATCGGTGATGAGGATCCGCGCGGCCTCGATGCCGAGCTCGCGCAGCCGCGCGCCGACCGCATGCTGCACCTCGGCGGCGCGCGCCGGACCGGCGCCCGAGATCCCCAGGGCCACGGCGGCGACCTCGCCGGGCCCGCCCAGCGCGAGGCGCCCGCGCTCGAGCACCTCGCGGGTCGCCTCGGCCACGTGGTCGAACGCCTCCGCGCCGGAGGAGCGCAGATTCGCACCCGGGCCCTCGGCCTCGGCGATCACCGCCCCGTCCAGCAGCGCGAGCACCAGGCGGGAGCTGGTCCCACCGATGTCTCCGGCGATCACCAGGAGCGGCGGGGACTCGTCGTCCGCCGGCCCCCTGCGCGCCGGCCCCCTGCCCGCCGGCCCTGGGGCGGCTGCCTCGACCATGTGGATCTCCTCGTGTGGCTGATGTCCACATGGTAGGCCGAGCCCGGGGACGGATCCCGATACGCTGGGACTCCGTCGGCACGCCCCGCCGGCCTTCGGGCCCCGCGCGGAACGCACGCCGCCCCGCCCCCGATCCCAGGAGTCCGACGTGAGCCACCCGCCGCGGGACCGCACGACCCTCGACGCCAGCCTCGTCGACCTCGCCTCGCCGACCGAGGAGCGCAATCCGGCCAGCACCGAGCTCGATGCCCTCGACGCCCGCGGGATGGTCGATGTGATCCTCGGAGAGGACGCGACGGTCGCCGGGGCGGTCCAGGCCCGGGCCGGGGAGATCGCCGCGCTGGTCGAGGTGTGCGTGCAGGCGATCTCCGCCGGCGGCACCGTCCACTACCTCGGTGCCGGCACCTCCGGGCGCCTCGCGGTGCTGGACGCCGTCGAGCTCGCCCCCACCTTCGATGCCGACGCATCGATGGTCACCGCGCACCTGGCCGGCGGCCACGGGGCCTTCCTCACCGCGGTCGAGGGCGCCGAGGACTCGACCGCGGCCGGGGCCGAGCTGGTGCGCGAGCAGTGCCGCCCCGGCGACGTCGTGATCGGACTGGCCGCGAGCGGTCGCACCCCTTTCGTCGGCGGAGCGCTGGAGGCGGCCCGCGCCGCCGGGATGCCCACCGCGCTGATCTCCGCGAACCCGCAGGCCGAGCTGGCCCCCCTCGCCGACCACCCGATCCTGCTGGCCGTCGGGCCCGAGGTGGTCACCGGCTCCACCCGGATGAAGGCCGGCACGGCGCAGAAGCTCACCCTGAACGCCCTGTCCACCGCGATGATGGTGCGGCTGGGCACCACCTTCGGGAACCTGATGATCGATGTGCGCCCCACCAACGCGAAGCTCGTCGCCCGCACCGTGCGGATGCTGGTCCAGGCGAGCGGTCAGAGCCCGCAGCGCGCCGCCGCGGTGCTCGAGGCCGCGGGCGGCGAGGTGCGCGTCGCGCTGGTCGCGCTGCTGGCCGGCGCCGAGGTCGAGGCCGCCGCCGCGGTGCTCGAGCAGTTCCCCCGCGATGCCCGGCGCGTCGGCGACCCGGCCGGGATCCGCTCCGCAGTGGCCGCCCTCGACGCCCGCAGCTGAGGCCGGCCGCCCGGTCGGCGGGCCCGGCGACGGGATATTCGGTGGACCCCGGGGAGCGGGGCTCCTACGGTGTCGGCATGCGCCTGTGATCCGCCCCGTCGACCGCCGTCCCTCCGGCCAGGAGCCGATCCATGCCCGCGCACCCTGCCCCCGCCGCCTTCGCGGCCGACCCGTCCCTGCATCTGCGGGCCGACGGGATCTCCTTCTCGTACCCGGACCGCCGGGTCCTCACCGACGTGTCCCTGGTGGTCCCCGCCGGGCGCCCCACCGGCCTGCTCGGTGAGAACGGCAGCGGAAAATCCACCCTGCTGCGGATCCTCGCCGGGCAGCTCGCGGCGGACACCGGGAGCTGTGATGCGCCCGGACCCGTCGGCGTGCTGGCCCAGGAACTGCCCTTCGGGCCCGACACCACCCTCACCGCAGTGCTCGCCGATGCCCTCGAACGCTCCCGCCGCCTCGAACGGGCCCTGATCGCCGCCGGGGAGGAGCTCGCGACCGGGGACGACGGACCCACCGCCCGGGCGTCGCACCGCTTCGACATGCTGCTCGCCGAGGCGACCCTCGCCGACGTCTGGAACGCGGACCGCCGCGCCGAGGAGGTCCTGGCCGGGCTGAGTCTGGACGTGCTCGCCCCCGCCACCGCGCTGGGCAGGATCAGCGGAGGCCAGCTCGAGCGCCTGGCCCTGGCCCACCTGCTGATCTCTCGCCCCACCAGCTGGCTGCTCGACGAGCCCACCAACCATCTCGACGATGCCGGCGCCGCCTTCCTCGCCGCCACGATCACCGCCCACCCGGGACCGGTGCTGATCGCCAGCCACGACCGGGCCTTCCTCGACGAGGCCACCCACGCCCAGCTCGACCTCGACCCCGCGGAGTCCCCGGCCGCGACCGAATCCGGCGGGCTCACCGCGTACACCGGCGGTTTCAGCGACTACCTGCTGGCCCGCTTCGAGGCGCGCGACCGCTGGGAGCACCGCTATCGCACCGAGCAGGAGGAGCTGACCGTGCTGCGACAGGCGGTGAAGGACTCCGCAGCCGTCGGCCATGAGGGCGCCGCCCCGCGCACCGAGGCCCGTGCCTCGAAGAAGTTCTACGCCGACCGCAACGCCGCCGTCGTCTCCCGCCGACTGCGCGAGTCCCGGGCCCGCCTCGCCCAGCTCGAGCAGCACCAGGTGCGCAGGCCGCCCGCCGAGCTGACCCTCACCCACCTGCCCGCGGCGGCCTCCCGCACCGCCGCCGGGGCGGTGCAGCTCGCGGCGAGCGAGGTGGCGGTGGCGGGGCGCCTGGCACCGACCTCCGTCAGCCTCTCGGCAGGGCAGCGTCTGCTGGTCACCGGCCCGAACGGCAGCGGGAAGACCACTCTGCTCGACGTGATCGCCGGCGCCCTCGCCCCCAGCTCCGGCACCGTGGCGCGACCGCGGAGCCTGCGGATCGGGTATCTGGGCCAGGACGACGCCGCCGTCCCGGGCCGCACCGTCCGCCAGCACCTGCAGGCGGCGTCCCGCACCGCCGGAGCGGAAGAGGAGGGCACCCCGGAGCTGTTCGGCCTGATCTCCCCACGCGATCTGGACCGCCCGCTGACCCTGCTCTCCCGCGGCCAGCTGCGACGGGTGATGCTCGCCGCCGTGCTGCTGGACCCGCCCGAGCTGCTGGTGCTGGACGAACCCACCAACCATCTCGCGCTGCTCACCGCCACCCGGCTCGAGGCGGCTCTGGAAGGCTGGGAGGGCACCGTGCTGATCGCTTCCCACGACCGCTGGCTGCGCCGCCGCTGGCAGGACGCGGTGCTCGAGCTGCCCGGCGGTCCGGCCGGCGACTGAGCCTCGGGCCTCGAGCGCGGCGGGTTCATCCACGTTCACGATCCTCGGCGCAGCGCCCCGACGCAGGCCAGGCTGGGTCCCTCACCGTCCCAGGAGGAGCCCCGACATGACCGAGCAGTTGCAGAAGTTCGAGACCCTGACCATCCACGCCGGCCAGGCGCCCGACACGGATGCCGGTTCGCGTGCGCTGCCGATCCACCAGACCACGAGCTTCGTGTTCCCCTCGGCGCAGTCCGCTGCGGACCGCTTCGCGCTCGCCGAGGCCGCCCCGATCTACACCCGCATCACCAATCCCACGCAGGCCGTGGTCGAGGACCGGATCGCGGCGCTCGAGGGCGGCGCCGCCGGGCTGCTGCTCGCCTCCGGGCAGAGCGCGATCACGCTGTCGATCCTGAACCTCGCCGGTGCCGGGGACTCCGTCGCCGTCTCCCCGAGCCTGTACGGCGGCTCCTTCAACCTGTTCAAGCACACGCTGAGCCGCCTGGGCATCACCGCGCAGTGGGTGGCCGATCCCACCGATCCGGAGTCCTGGCGCGCCGCGACCGACGAGACCACCCGTGCCTTCTTCGTCGAGTCGATCCCGAACCCCAAGCAGGACATCCCCGATATCCGGGCGATCGCCGACGTCGCCCACGAGATCGGTGTCCCGCTGATCGTGGACAACACCGTCGCCACCCCCTTCCTGCTGCGCCCGCTCGAGCACGGCGCGGACATCGTCGTGCACTCGGCGACCAAGTTCCTCGGCGGCCACGGCACCTCGATCGCCGGTGTGATCGTCGATGGCGACAGCTTCGACTTCGCCGCCCACGCCGAGAAGTACCCGCAGTTCAACGAGCCCGACGAGTCCTACAACGGCCTCGTCTTCGCGGGCCTGCCCGCAGCCTTCGCGACCCGTGCCCGCACCAACCTGCTGCGCGACCTGGGCCCGGCCGTCTCCCCGTTCAACGCCTTCCTCATCGGGCAGGGGCTGGAGACGCTGCCGCTGCGCATGGAGCGCCATCTGGAGAACACCCACCGGGTCGCCGCCGTCCTCGAAGCCGACGACCGCGTGGGCGCCGTGACCTGGGCGTCCCTGGACTCCTCGCCGTACAAGGCCACTGCTGACCGCTACCTCCCCCAGGGGGCGGGCAGCGTGCTCGGCTTCGTCCTGCCCGGCGGACTCGAGGCCGGCAAGCGCTTCGTGGACGCGCTCACCCTCCACTCCCACGTCGCGAACATCGGCGACGTGCGCTCCCTGGTGATCCACCCCGCCTCGACCACCCACTCCCAGCTCAGCGAGGAGGAGCAGCGCGCCGCCGGCATCGAACCGGGCTTCGTGCGGCTCTCGGTGGGCATCGAGCACATCGACGACATCCTCACGGACATCGAGCAGGGCCTGGTCGCGGCCACCGCCTGAGCCGGACGCGCCCGCCGGGACCAGCGGGCGCGCAGGGGACGGCCGATAGCCTGGACCTCATGACCTCCGATCCGCTCGCCCCCGTCACCTCCCCGCTGGATCAGTGGCCCCCGCGCTGGGCCCCGACTGCGGTGATCTTCGACTGCGACGGGCTGCTGGTGGACACCGAGGGCCAATGGGTCGCGCTGCAGGAGGAGTACCTCGCCCGCCACGGCGCCGCGCTGGACCGGCAGACCCGGCGCATGATCACCGGCCGAGCCGCGGACCTGGTGGTGCTCACGCTCGCCGAGGCCGTCGGCAAGGATCCCCACCAGGTCGGGGCGGAGCTGCTGGCCGAGCATCGCGAGCACATCGGCGAGGGCCTCACCCCGCTGCCCGGTGCGCTGGAGACCCTGCGGTCCATCGCCGCGGTGCGGCCGATCGCGGTCGCCTCCAACTCCCCGCGGGACATGCTGGACACCAAGCTCGACAGGCTCGGCCTCACCGAGCTGGTCGACGTCTCGATCGCCATCGAGGACGTGACCGAGCCCAAGCCCGCCCCCGACATGTATCTCGCCGCGGCGCTGGCGCTCGGCGCGGACCCGGCCGACTGCCTCGGCTTCGAGGACTCCGAGACCGGCGCGGACGCCGCCCGCGCGGCCGGGCTGCAGCTGATCGCCGTGCCCTCGATCCCCGGTCAGGAGCCCCGGGCGCCGCGCCGCCTCGCCTCCCTCGCCGATCCCGTGCTGGCCCGGTGGATCTCCGCCTGGGAGCCGCGCCGATGAGCGCCGGCACCCCGCCGGTGGCGGCGGCTGGGATTCCCCCGCGCTTCGCCGAGGCCTTCGGCGACTGGACGCCGCAGGCGATCGTCTTCGACTGCGACGGGCTGCTGCTGGACACGGAGTCCGTCTGGCAGCTCGCCGAGGACCGGGTGGTCGCCGCCCACGGGGCCGTGCTCGAGGTGACCGATGCGGCGCTGCTGCACGGCTCGACCCTCGAGGCCGCCGCGGAGCTCATCGCCCGCCGCTGCGGCCAGGACGAGCAGGTGGTCCGCGCGGATCTGGTCCGAGAGTTCGATGGCGAGCTCGCCGCCGGCATCCGCACCCTGCCCGGTGCCGCCGAGATCCTGGGCCTGGCCGGGGCGAAGGTGCCGTTGGGCTGCGCGTCGAACTCGTGGCTCGAGGCGCTCGAGGGGAAGCTGCGCCTCGGCGGGCTCCGGGAGCATTTCACGGTGCTGGAGGCCTCCGACACCGTCGAGCATCCCAAACCCGCCCCGGACATGTACGCCGCGGCCGCCCGAGCTCTCGGCGCCGAGCCCTCCCGGGTGCTCGCCTTCGAGGACTCCGGCACCGGGGCGCAGGCCGCCCGGGACGCCGGGCTGCGGCTGATCGCGGTCCCCACCGGTGGACATCCGGCACCCCCGGCGGATCTCGCGCTCACCGCGCTCACCGACCCGGACCTCGCGGCCTGGATCGCGAGCTGGTGAGACTGCCCCGCCCGGGGAGCCCCCGGGTGCCCTCGGCCGCCGCGGACGTGACCGCACCGACTCCGGTGCCCAGGACGCGGGTCGGCTCGCTCACATGATGCCCACAGGGGACCGGAAGCTGGCCCCGCGGCGTCGATCCGGTGTTCACTGGACCCCATGAGCACACCGCCGGACCCGTCCACGCCTCTGACAGCCCGCGCCCATGGCTCCGCCCTGCGCGGCCGCGGCTGGCTGAACACAGGGGGCGAAGAGCTCGACCTCGAGACGCTGCGCGGGAAGATCGTGCTGCTCGACTTCTGGACCTTCTGCTGCGTGAACTGCCTGCACGTCCTCGACGAGCTGCGCCCTCTGAAGGAGAAGTGGGCCGATGAGCTGGTGGTCATCGGCGTCCATTCCCCGAAGTTCGAGTTCGAGAAGGACCCCGAGGCGCTGGCCGCGAACATCGAGCGGTACGAGGTCACCCATCCGGTGATCGACGATCCCGAGCTGGAGACCTGGAGCGAGTACGGCGCCCGCGCCTGGCCCACCCTGATGGTGCTGGACACCCACGGCCGCATCGCCGGCAACCTCTCCGGCGAGGGGCACGCCGCGAACCTCGACCAGCTGGTCACCCAGCTCGTCGCCGAGGGGGAGGCCGACGGCTCCCTGCGACGCGGACCCGCGCCCACCGTGCTCGCCGAGCGCACCCCGCAGACCCTCCGCTTCCCCTCGAAGCTCGCGCTGATGCCGGACGGCCGCCTGGTCGTCTCTGATGCCGGCCAGCACCGGCTGGTCGTCTTCGAGAACGACGGCGCGACCGTCGACGCGGTCATCGGCACGGGGGAGCGGGGCCACCGTGACGGCGATGCGGAGACCGCACAGTTCGCCGAGCCGAACGGGGTGCTCGCGCTGCCGTCCGAGATCGCCGACGAGGTCGGCTACGACCTGCTGGTCGCCGACACCGCGGGCCACCGCCTGCGCGGGGTCAAGGTGGGCCAGGACCGGCTGCTGCGCTCCCGCACCGCGACCGAGGTGACCACCGTCGCCGGCTCGGGCGCCCAATGGATGCAGGGCGAGCCGCTGCCCCGCGGCGAGGGCGACGCCCGCACCTTCGCCCTGTCCACCCCGTGGGACCTGACCTGGTCGCACGTGCTGGGCCGCGCGGTGATCGCGATGGCCGGCATCCACCAGCTGTGGACCTTCGACCCGGTCACCGGGGCGATCATGGTGCTCGCGGGCACCACCCAGGAGGGTCTGGTCGACGGCCCCGCCGTCACCTCCTGGTGGGCGCAGCCCTCCGGCCTGGACGAGCTGCCCGACGGCCGGATCGCGATCGCCGACTCCGAGACCTCCGCCGTGCGCGTGCTGGACCCGCGGAGCATGCAGGTCAGCACCCTGGTGGGGCAGGGACTGTTCGACTTCGGGCACGTGGACGGGCCCGCCGGCACCGCCCGCCTGCAGCACCCCCTGGCCGTCACCGCGCTGCCCGACGGCCGCATCGCCGTCAGCGACACCTACAACGGCGCG
The window above is part of the Brachybacterium vulturis genome. Proteins encoded here:
- a CDS encoding N-acetylglucosamine kinase — encoded protein: MVEAAAPGPAGRGPARRGPADDESPPLLVIAGDIGGTSSRLVLALLDGAVIAEAEGPGANLRSSGAEAFDHVAEATREVLERGRLALGGPGEVAAVALGISGAGPARAAEVQHAVGARLRELGIEAARILITDDLHTAFLAGGVGDDGLLVLAGTGAVAVRFHDRQAVARRDGMGWLLGDIGSAVWLGRRTLEAVAADLDGRGPRTRLTEEIGGVLGLDLRAGRLPPSRTGDPRQDLIRALDEQLPAGAPAALGRFAPVPGRIPEDPVARRILDTVITHVLDTVEALDPQAELPVVLAGSVLTGPGPIHDEVAAGLRAARRSLSVAPTGLPGALLLAREQAGGALR
- a CDS encoding fluoride efflux transporter FluC, yielding MSAGGFLAAALLVGVGGGLGSVTRWGVRVLALRLLAAQGREQLSEDVRPGTTVAANILACFLLGIAVARIGSAGGTVEFVYLMLAAGFCGGLSTLSTAALDVVELVRRRTFSLALAYLLLSAGSGMAALWLGLVLAS
- a CDS encoding CrcB family protein; translated protein: MTSSRSPVPRPPRRDDPRMQTVEMAALRYVEITESETLDSGPVHEESMPWRTALLVAAGGAAGAMLRFSLTVLAPTVTTPTLVELPWATLWVNLLGCLGLGLLNGVLEVRAQRPWVQPLLGTGLCGGFTTFSSVVLEGSAMIGADFPVLAMAYTIVTVVVCLSGIVLGLIGGRRLARWQQARRAAGAERTA
- a CDS encoding flavin-containing monooxygenase, which produces MPDLHDPIPTREKVLIIGAGPAGLAAAAALKALEVPFDLVDRAPHVGGIWNPEREDSPVWPTMEMISSREFTEYEDLLQPVSFPEYLSPAQMAKYLRAYAARHDLTEHFRPGTAVRSARPFGDGVWEVELSTGEIGIYRAVISAHGISEHPHRPRWAAEVPSTVRVIDAKDWTGADGLEGQRVLVVGSGQSAADISVDAARRALEVRWSMRTGHWVVPRRIAGVPGDVAASHEPSVLGGLNAKIAETVIRRTVGHPADAGLPAPAAPLLEDAVIISDDVLDRVREGRITPAGDVTGVDADGTITHLGTGSHAGHLSYAPDLIVLATGYESRATHFPPDVVPRTASGAPDLFLGAFARGRDDLVILGQQRVSGGVLPILVEQADIAAFMLAATLKGSSPALEQFRRVRAGAEGAVPAKPAAAPAGVRGRVEGLLGAQKVTARRAAASAHEAEDQLVPQVDRDTLLARLRSVRELFA
- a CDS encoding N-acetylmuramic acid 6-phosphate etherase produces the protein MSHPPRDRTTLDASLVDLASPTEERNPASTELDALDARGMVDVILGEDATVAGAVQARAGEIAALVEVCVQAISAGGTVHYLGAGTSGRLAVLDAVELAPTFDADASMVTAHLAGGHGAFLTAVEGAEDSTAAGAELVREQCRPGDVVIGLAASGRTPFVGGALEAARAAGMPTALISANPQAELAPLADHPILLAVGPEVVTGSTRMKAGTAQKLTLNALSTAMMVRLGTTFGNLMIDVRPTNAKLVARTVRMLVQASGQSPQRAAAVLEAAGGEVRVALVALLAGAEVEAAAAVLEQFPRDARRVGDPAGIRSAVAALDARS
- a CDS encoding CopD family protein, translated to MTAPLLPRPRPAAVLLLLGALAVLAVLSVLAAAAAGGDNLVLMDAGPVARHGAPVVAMLADLAGALTLGGAVVAGWLLPEPADRARALLVVAVTAGATTLLRGTALGLSYAVATGQPVSSPRFGSDLPVFLGTDLGNWLLSGVLLAAAATTVAVLGASVGIARSVAALASLVAFAAAMTGHAAGDETHEVGTSTMLIHLLAVGIWLGGLAVLQLLPARGRDDAQVVRRYSHLALICWVALALSGVWALAVRMNSPGEILTSAYVQIGLAKAVLLLMLGALGVLQRRQIASGFETPGTGRHARSTYRRLALLELALMGLAVALAAAMSSSPPPAEAGTPPEGPAGVLTGYALPPAPDLLTVLGAWRPAPFGMALACVLVLLWWRPGAPPRPRAQSLRLVLGAVALVLLTSGPLNVYGKVLVSAHVLQHLLLMAPAGVLLGSVCLVPRGLRAAVGGRWWVAMLLAALGPVLLIAVYAGPLLRPALDGHAAHLALQLLALAAGVLTALAARALPEPIRRWQRTAVLGAPLLLCLGAGVVLMTTDLLIAASWFGATGRTWWADALADQHRAGIAVLVVVALTAAVALTAARRSVPPKD